A region of Anolis carolinensis isolate JA03-04 unplaced genomic scaffold, rAnoCar3.1.pri scaffold_7, whole genome shotgun sequence DNA encodes the following proteins:
- the entr1 gene encoding endosome-associated-trafficking regulator 1, translated as MASSKASALPAGVEPLWGESSAVCPREESNPFSFKEFVRSKNQNPEPAQRLSLEPEASSKLPSRLDSDEEEDDWSSSYRPSAIEEALSLSIGPSSPSPPWNSRATTGPQNGGDALPPLQSYHELKEENSQLRSRISEVETVSEMRAERVKQLEKTLEENQRKEAKEARDLEAMVQQVEENLRRMTKRASKAESNAVKLKQENALLQVQVENYRLEKEAMKRSADIALHNLLTVLTKSRLSIKQLLSGAEELEIVAEFLKSMDKITEMPTDSL; from the exons ATGGCCTCCTCGAAGGCCTCGGCCTTGCCTGCAGGCGTCGAGCCGCTTTGGGGGGAATCCTCCG CTGTGTGTCCCAGGGAGGAGTCCAATCCCTTTTCCTTCAAGGAGTTCGTCCGGAGCAAGAACCAGAACCCGGAACCCGCTCAGAGACTTTCCCTCGAACCCGAAGCCAGCTccaag TTGCCTTCCCGACTTGACAGTGACGAAGAGGAGGACGACTGGAGCAGCTCCTACCGGCCGTCGGCCATCGAAGAAGCCCTTTCTCTGAGCATcggcccttcctctccttcccctccGTGGAACTCGAGAGCAACGACGGGCCCCCAAAACGGAGGGGACGCTTTACCTCCTCTGCAAAGTTACCACGAA ctGAAAGAAGAAAATTCCCAGCTACGAAGCAGAATCTCTGAAGTTGAAACGGTTTCGGAGATGCGAGCAGAGAG AGTCAAGCAGCTCGAAAAGACGCTGGAGGAGAACCAACGGAAAGAGGCCAAAGAGGCCCGCGACTTGGAAGCCATGGTCCAGCAAGTGGAGGAAAACCTCCGGCGCATGACG AAACGGGCCTCGAAGGCTGAAAGCAACGCTGTGAAGCTGAAGCAGGAGAACGCCCTACTGCAG GTTCAGGTGGAGAATTACAGGTTGGAAAAGGAAGCCATGAAACGCAGTGCAGACATTGCTTTGCATAACCTTCTAACGGTGCTGACGAAATCCAGGTTATCCATCaa GCAATTGCTTTCGGGGGCAGAAGAACTGGAGATTGTGGCCGAATTCCTGAAATCAATGGACAAAATCACCGAAATGCCGACAGATTCTCTCTGA